A genomic segment from Odontesthes bonariensis isolate fOdoBon6 chromosome 8, fOdoBon6.hap1, whole genome shotgun sequence encodes:
- the kmt2e gene encoding inactive histone-lysine N-methyltransferase 2E isoform X4: MNIVIPVGVDTSDTSYLEMAAGSEPESVEASPVVVEKSSYPHQIYSSSSHHSHSYIGLPYADHNYGARPPPTPPASPPPSMLIRQGEGGLFVPGGQDEASRGTTLSTSEDGSYGADITRCICGFTHDDGYMICCDKCSAWQHIDCMGIDRQNIPETYLCERCQPRHLDRERAILLQTRKRECLSDGDTSATESGDEVPLELYSTFQHTPTTITLTTGRLGNKQTDKKRKKSGEKEPPASSARAKKAFREGSRKSSRVKGAAPEQEPTEHPSLWESKIKTWMERYEEASSNQYSEDVQVLLRVKEQGDGKSLAYNTHPASFKPPVESQVQKNKKILKAVRDLAPDSLIIEYRGKFMLRQQFEANGYFFKRPYPFVLFYSKFDGVEMCVDARSFGNEARFIRRSCTPNSEVRHVIEDGMLHLYIYSLRPISKGTEITIGFDFDYGSCKYKVDCACVKGNQECPVLKHNQEPTENSGSGGRRRGSRKDKETARDDQGQNQNMALDGEGKGKNIGDGKQRKLSPLRLSISNNQDPELFEDLEDKTSISNEVEMESEEQNAERRRKMTREERKMEAILQAFARMEKREKRREQALERIGSVKSEVGGRSDIKEEPPVTPEMVDSPAVIQPLLEVKEEPGLKPARVKPSRNRKSFSRNRTHIGQQRRRARTISTCSDLPPGSPVETVEPLTNDAPEGETPTLPEPEAVAIQPPDSSPPHSSSPAPDRSRTGSKSFKTKKHFVSEWVGEKQQDRSAVRTPEPAPERPLRISSDPEVLATQLNALPGMTCSPQVYSTPKHYVRFSSPFLANRSPTTPGVPTGRRRSRELPETPPTTGSCKKRWLKQALEEEGSTSPGRRPSLLMAGDGPLSPSINGDSDSPLPYNGICSLPELPTPLKKRRLSPLDACMSESSTPYGSPCATPTRADQSETPVTPILLTTPPRPRTEEPSTEPVSSTPTHTLNVSQESESSMENSPEVSRKSCVQEAERPPSLASSPCVRAPSSDVLVTEVKLLVPDSPQPPTVESVDCGEDRTDGGIIEGTSEVSSSAETCTSSYSGWIKSPERGPTGPAGLNFSPVNSNLRDLTPSHTLEPLAAPFRPETAAGAAAGTGSLAGSQPPFSEAQGQLFYPGSEEGGSLGFSRSLNGDGTNEGGSAQNPPQKKKVSLLEYRKRQREARRSGSKTECSSPVSTLPPLTVDAFPVALELTSEPPLPPAPTASCNTNTVKETQTIEETEVVGDKGEKEGGEGQWTSSTSVEQARERSYHRALLLSKDKDTDGETEGGDTPSLRECASPSLQKTPTHTPCSPGSAQPSSRPSKEEDGDGQPWTPNPTNQLPSKPAGPKQAPLTPTKLHPTPLPSSPVHYPGSSLLHSPKPQPQGSPYRSQRALFSGQPQNQPQPQAQTGPAPFPQYNTQSAPPPPPPPPPAPPVSSAYFPSQSSSPAGAFPGFKPSVTPPYPPGSQALMQTIPHSVHYQSSAAPPPPPPPPPHPISGPTLLHVNLQPSPIQQHQLMLTTAPPPPPPPQGQTSQQQQQTPSSGTLLSLTPPPPPPPPPPAPSSNAPMQPHHYQNLGGFQPALMHPGAGANPSVPPSTYPPPLQQTGLPPPPPPPPLQQTQQGQAQATASQMPSGTRGAPASSAPFHSSGYLSTGWH, from the exons GACCATAATTATGGGGCGCGGCCCCCACCTACGCCGCCAGCCTCCCCTCCACCCTCCATGTTGATCCGACAAGGAGAGGGGGGGCTGTTTGTTCCAGGTGGGCAGGACGAGGCATCCAGGGGCACCACACTCAGCACGTCGGAAGATGGCAGCTACGGGGCTGACATCACCCGCTGCATCTGTGGCTTCACCCACGACGACGGCTATATGATCTGTTGTGACAAGTGCAG tgCCTGGCAGCACATCGACTGCATGGGCATTGACAGGCAGAACATTCCCGAGACCTACCTGTGCGAACGCTGCCAACCACGACATCTAGATAGAGAGAGAGccatcctgctccagaccaggaaAAGAGAATGCTTATCTG ATGGGGACACCAGTGCTACAGAGAGTGGAGACGAGGTTCCGCTAGAGCTCTACTCCACCTTCCAGCACACGCCTACCACCATCACCCTGACAACTGGGCGCCTTGGCAATAAGCAGACTGATAAAAAGCGTAAAAAGAGTGGTGAAAAAGAGCCTCCAGCATCCTCTGCCCGAGCTAAGAAG GCCTTTAGAGAGGGATCCAGGAAGTCCTCGAGAGTAAAG GGTGCCGCTCCAGAGCAGGAGCCAACAGAGCACCCGTCTCTGTGGGAGAGTAAGATCAAGACGTGGATGGAGCGTTACGAGGAGGCCAGCAGCAATCAGTATAGCGAGGACGTTCAGGTCCTGTTGCGTGTTAAAGAGCAAGGCGACGGCAAGAGCCTGGCGTACAACACGCACCCAGCCTCTTTCAAACCTCCAGTAGAG AGTCAAgttcagaaaaacaagaaaatcctCAAGGCGGTGCGAGACTTGGCCCCAGACTCCCTCATCATTGAGTACAGGGGAAAGTTCATGCTTCGACAGCAGTTTGAGGCCAACGGATACTTCTTTAAGAG GCCATACCcctttgtgttattttattctaaatttgacGGAGTGGAGATGTGTGTAGACGCCCGCAGCTTTGGTAATGAAGCGCGTTTCATTCGTCGTTCCTGCACCCCCAATTCGGAA GTGCGACACGTTATTGAGGATGGAATGCTGCATTTATACATCTACTCTTTGAGGCCAATCTCCAAGGGCACTGAAATCACTATTGGTTTTGATTTCGACTATGGCAGCTG TAAATACAAGGTGGACTGTGCCTGTGTGAAGGGGAACCAGGAGTGCCCAGTGCTGAAGCACAACCAAGAGCCAACTGAGAACTCTGGTTCTGGAGGCAGACGCAGAGGGAGCCGTAAGGACAAGGAGACGGCCCGAGATGACCAAGGCCAGAACCAGAATATGGCTTTAGATGGCGAGGGGAAGGGCAAAAACATTGGTGACGGCAAACAGAGAAAACTCTCTCCTCTCCGCCTCTCCATCTCAAATAACCAG GATCCTGAGTTATTTGAGGATCTAGAAGACAAAACCTCCATTAGCAATGAAGTAGAGATGGAGTCAGAGGAGCAGAatgcagagaggaggaggaagatg ACCCGagaggagaggaagatggaggccATCCTGCAAGCCTTTGCTCGAATGGAGAAGAGGGAGAAACGCAGGGAGCAGGCTCTGGAAAGAATTGGTAGCGTAAAGTCAGAAGTTGGGGGCCGCAGTGACATTAAGGAGGAGCCTCCTGTCACACCAGAAATGGTAGATTCTCCAGCTGTAATCCAG CCCCTTCTGGAGGTAAAGGAGGAGCCAGGGCTAAAACCAGCCAGGGTGAAACCCTCAAGAAAcaggaaaagtttctcaaggaACCGTACTCACATTGGCCAACAGCGTCGGCGAGCTCGTACCATCAGCACTTGTTCTGACTTGCCTCCTGGCTCTCCTGTGGAGACTGTGGAGCCTCTGACCAATGACGCCCCAGAAGGAGAGACACCCACTCtaccagagccagaggctgtCGCCATTCAACCCCCAGACAGCAGCCCTCCACACAGCAGCTCACCTGCACCTGACAGAAGCCGCACAGGGAGCAAAAGCTTCAAAACTAAAAAG CACTTTGTGAGTGAGTGGGTGGGAGAAAAACAGCAGGACCGTAGTGCAGTACGAACACCAGAGCCAGCCCCGGAGAGGCCACTGAGAATAAGCAGTGACCCCGAAGTGCTTGCCACACAGCTCAACGCCTTACCAGGCATGACGTGCTCTCCCCAGGTCTATAGCACGCCCAAACACTACGTCCGCTTCTCATCCCCATTCCTGGCAAACCGCAGCCCCACCACTCCCGGAGTCCCCACTGGAAGGCGGCGCTCACGAGAACTGCCAGAAACGCCGCCAACCACGGGCTCCTGCAAGAAG CGATGGTTGAAGCAGGCTCTAGAGGAGGAGGGTTCAACCAGCCCAGGTAGACGTCCAAGCCTTCTCATGGCTGGTGATGGCCCCCTCAGCCCCTCCATTAATGGGGACTCTGACAGCCCTCTACCCTACAATGGCATCTGCTCACTGCCAG agTTGCCCACTCCTTTGAAAAAGCGACGACTGAGCCCTTTAGATGCCTGTATGTCTGAAAGCTCAACACCCTACGGTTCACCTTGTGCCACACCCACCCGAGCAGACCAATCTGAGACACCTGTAACACCCATCTTACTGACGACCCCACCCCGCCCCCGAACAGAGGAGCCGAGTACGGAGCCCGTGTCCAgtaccccaacacacacacttaacGTCTCTCAGGAG AGTGAATCTTCAATGGAGAACTCACCAGAGGTCAGCCGGAAATCCTGTGTGCAAGAG GCTGAGCGTCCTCCTTCGTTGGCCTCGTCTCCCTGTGTCAGAGCTCCCAGTTCAGATGTACTTGTAACAGAAGTGAAGTTGTTGGTTCCAGATAGTCCGCAGCCTCCAACTGTTGAGTCAGTGGACTGCGGAGAGGACCGGACAGATGGTGGTATCATAGAAGGCACAAGTGAGGTTTCTTCATCTGCAGAGACATGCACTTCCTCTTATTCTGGCTGGATAAAAAGCCCAGAGAGAGGCccgactggaccagctggcctgaacTTCTCCCCAGTCAACTCTAACTTAAGGGACCTCACCCCTTCTCATACGCTGGAGCCACTGGCAGCTCCCTTTAGGCCTGAGACTGCAGCTGGGGCTGCAGCAGGGACGGGGTCACTGGCTGGCTCTCAGCCCCCATTTAGTGAAGCCCAGGGACAACTCTTTTACCCTGGCTCTGAAGAGGGAGGTTCACTCGGCTTCTCACGTTCACTGAATGGGGATGGAACCAACGAAGGAGGGTCGGCACAAAACCCTCCACAGAAGAAAAAG GTTTCTCTGCTTGAATACCGGAAGCGTCAGCGCGAAGCTCGACGCAGTGGTTCCAAGACCGAGTGCAGCTCTCCCGTTTCCACCTTGCCACCTTTGACTGTCGATGCCTTCCCTGTGGCTCTGGAGCTCACCAGCGAGcctcctctacctcctgctCCCACAGCTTCCTGTAACACCAACACAGTAAAGGAGACTCAGACAATTGAGGAAACCGAGGTTGTTGGGGAtaaaggagagaaggaaggaggagaaggaCAATG GACTTCATCGACTTCTGTAGAGCAGGCCAGAGAGCGCAGCTACCACAGAGCGCTGCTGCTCAGCAAAGATAAAGACACGG ATGGTGAGACAGAAGGTGGAGACACGCCTTCACTGAGAGAGTGTGCATCTCCAAGTCTTCAAAAAACTCCAACCCACACA CCCTGCTCTCCTGGCTCTGCTCAGCCTTCCAGTCGGCCATCGAAGGAAGAAGATGGTGATGGTCAGCCTTGGACGCCAAATCCGACCAACCAGCTGCCAAGCAAGCCCGCCGGCCCCAAACAGGCCCCTCTGACCCCCACAAAGCTGCATCCCACCCCGTTGCCCTCGTCTCCTGTCCACTACCCCGGATCTTCCCTCCTCCATTCTCCCAAACCTCAGCCTCAGGGCTCACCGTACCGCAGTCAGAGGGCACTGTTCTCTGGCCAACCACAAAACCAACCACAGCCCCAGGCTCAGACTGGCCCTGCACCTTTCCCCCAGTATAACACACAGAGTGCTCCgcccccacccccccctccgCCACCAGCACCACCTGTTTCCTCAGCTTATTTTCCCAGCCAGAGCTCCTCACCTGCTGGAGCTTTCCCTGGGTTTAAACCCTCTGTTACACCACCCTACCCCCCAGGTTCTCAGGCCCTGATGCAAACTATTCCCCACAGCGTGCACTATCAAAGCTCAGCTGCTCCacccccacctcctcctccacctccacaccCGATCTCTGGTCCGACCCTCCTGCACGTCAACCTGCAGCCTTCTCCCATTCAACAGCATCAGCTGATGCTGACCACAGCGCCTCCTCCGCCACCTCCACCGCAGGGCCAGAcctcccagcagcagcagcagactcCCTCTAGCGGCACTCTCCTGTCACTCacccctccacctcctcctcctccacctccccctGCCCCTTCTTCCAATGCCCCAATGCAGCCCCACCACTATCAGAACTTGGGAGGCTTTCAGCCAGCGTTGATGCACCCTGGTGCTGGGGCAAACCCTTCAGTACCCCCATCCACGTACCCCCCACCTCTACAGCAGACTGGACTGCCCccacctccccctcctcctcctctccaacaGACTCAACAAGGCCAGGCCCAGGCCACTGCCTCCCAGATGCCTTCTGGGACTCGTGGAGCTCCTGCGTCCTCGGCCCCCTTCCACAGCTCGGGGTACCTGAGCACAGGGTGGCACTGA
- the kmt2e gene encoding inactive histone-lysine N-methyltransferase 2E isoform X3, translating into MNIVIPVGVDTSDTSYLEMAAGSEPESVEASPVVVEKSSYPHQIYSSSSHHSHSYIGLPYADHNYGARPPPTPPASPPPSMLIRQGEGGLFVPGGQDEASRGTTLSTSEDGSYGADITRCICGFTHDDGYMICCDKCSAWQHIDCMGIDRQNIPETYLCERCQPRHLDRERAILLQTRKRECLSVACSDGDTSATESGDEVPLELYSTFQHTPTTITLTTGRLGNKQTDKKRKKSGEKEPPASSARAKKAFREGSRKSSRVKGAAPEQEPTEHPSLWESKIKTWMERYEEASSNQYSEDVQVLLRVKEQGDGKSLAYNTHPASFKPPVESQVQKNKKILKAVRDLAPDSLIIEYRGKFMLRQQFEANGYFFKRPYPFVLFYSKFDGVEMCVDARSFGNEARFIRRSCTPNSEVRHVIEDGMLHLYIYSLRPISKGTEITIGFDFDYGSCKYKVDCACVKGNQECPVLKHNQEPTENSGSGGRRRGSRKDKETARDDQGQNQNMALDGEGKGKNIGDGKQRKLSPLRLSISNNQDPELFEDLEDKTSISNEVEMESEEQNAERRRKMTREERKMEAILQAFARMEKREKRREQALERIGSVKSEVGGRSDIKEEPPVTPEMVDSPAVIQPLLEVKEEPGLKPARVKPSRNRKSFSRNRTHIGQQRRRARTISTCSDLPPGSPVETVEPLTNDAPEGETPTLPEPEAVAIQPPDSSPPHSSSPAPDRSRTGSKSFKTKKHFVSEWVGEKQQDRSAVRTPEPAPERPLRISSDPEVLATQLNALPGMTCSPQVYSTPKHYVRFSSPFLANRSPTTPGVPTGRRRSRELPETPPTTGSCKKRWLKQALEEEGSTSPGRRPSLLMAGDGPLSPSINGDSDSPLPYNGICSLPELPTPLKKRRLSPLDACMSESSTPYGSPCATPTRADQSETPVTPILLTTPPRPRTEEPSTEPVSSTPTHTLNVSQESESSMENSPEVSRKSCVQEAERPPSLASSPCVRAPSSDVLVTEVKLLVPDSPQPPTVESVDCGEDRTDGGIIEGTSEVSSSAETCTSSYSGWIKSPERGPTGPAGLNFSPVNSNLRDLTPSHTLEPLAAPFRPETAAGAAAGTGSLAGSQPPFSEAQGQLFYPGSEEGGSLGFSRSLNGDGTNEGGSAQNPPQKKKVSLLEYRKRQREARRSGSKTECSSPVSTLPPLTVDAFPVALELTSEPPLPPAPTASCNTNTVKETQTIEETEVVGDKGEKEGGEGQWTSSTSVEQARERSYHRALLLSKDKDTDGETEGGDTPSLRECASPSLQKTPTHTPCSPGSAQPSSRPSKEEDGDGQPWTPNPTNQLPSKPAGPKQAPLTPTKLHPTPLPSSPVHYPGSSLLHSPKPQPQGSPYRSQRALFSGQPQNQPQPQAQTGPAPFPQYNTQSAPPPPPPPPPAPPVSSAYFPSQSSSPAGAFPGFKPSVTPPYPPGSQALMQTIPHSVHYQSSAAPPPPPPPPPHPISGPTLLHVNLQPSPIQQHQLMLTTAPPPPPPPQGQTSQQQQQTPSSGTLLSLTPPPPPPPPPPAPSSNAPMQPHHYQNLGGFQPALMHPGAGANPSVPPSTYPPPLQQTGLPPPPPPPPLQQTQQGQAQATASQMPSGTRGAPASSAPFHSSGYLSTGWH; encoded by the exons GACCATAATTATGGGGCGCGGCCCCCACCTACGCCGCCAGCCTCCCCTCCACCCTCCATGTTGATCCGACAAGGAGAGGGGGGGCTGTTTGTTCCAGGTGGGCAGGACGAGGCATCCAGGGGCACCACACTCAGCACGTCGGAAGATGGCAGCTACGGGGCTGACATCACCCGCTGCATCTGTGGCTTCACCCACGACGACGGCTATATGATCTGTTGTGACAAGTGCAG tgCCTGGCAGCACATCGACTGCATGGGCATTGACAGGCAGAACATTCCCGAGACCTACCTGTGCGAACGCTGCCAACCACGACATCTAGATAGAGAGAGAGccatcctgctccagaccaggaaAAGAGAATGCTTATCTG TTGCTTGTTCAGATGGGGACACCAGTGCTACAGAGAGTGGAGACGAGGTTCCGCTAGAGCTCTACTCCACCTTCCAGCACACGCCTACCACCATCACCCTGACAACTGGGCGCCTTGGCAATAAGCAGACTGATAAAAAGCGTAAAAAGAGTGGTGAAAAAGAGCCTCCAGCATCCTCTGCCCGAGCTAAGAAG GCCTTTAGAGAGGGATCCAGGAAGTCCTCGAGAGTAAAG GGTGCCGCTCCAGAGCAGGAGCCAACAGAGCACCCGTCTCTGTGGGAGAGTAAGATCAAGACGTGGATGGAGCGTTACGAGGAGGCCAGCAGCAATCAGTATAGCGAGGACGTTCAGGTCCTGTTGCGTGTTAAAGAGCAAGGCGACGGCAAGAGCCTGGCGTACAACACGCACCCAGCCTCTTTCAAACCTCCAGTAGAG AGTCAAgttcagaaaaacaagaaaatcctCAAGGCGGTGCGAGACTTGGCCCCAGACTCCCTCATCATTGAGTACAGGGGAAAGTTCATGCTTCGACAGCAGTTTGAGGCCAACGGATACTTCTTTAAGAG GCCATACCcctttgtgttattttattctaaatttgacGGAGTGGAGATGTGTGTAGACGCCCGCAGCTTTGGTAATGAAGCGCGTTTCATTCGTCGTTCCTGCACCCCCAATTCGGAA GTGCGACACGTTATTGAGGATGGAATGCTGCATTTATACATCTACTCTTTGAGGCCAATCTCCAAGGGCACTGAAATCACTATTGGTTTTGATTTCGACTATGGCAGCTG TAAATACAAGGTGGACTGTGCCTGTGTGAAGGGGAACCAGGAGTGCCCAGTGCTGAAGCACAACCAAGAGCCAACTGAGAACTCTGGTTCTGGAGGCAGACGCAGAGGGAGCCGTAAGGACAAGGAGACGGCCCGAGATGACCAAGGCCAGAACCAGAATATGGCTTTAGATGGCGAGGGGAAGGGCAAAAACATTGGTGACGGCAAACAGAGAAAACTCTCTCCTCTCCGCCTCTCCATCTCAAATAACCAG GATCCTGAGTTATTTGAGGATCTAGAAGACAAAACCTCCATTAGCAATGAAGTAGAGATGGAGTCAGAGGAGCAGAatgcagagaggaggaggaagatg ACCCGagaggagaggaagatggaggccATCCTGCAAGCCTTTGCTCGAATGGAGAAGAGGGAGAAACGCAGGGAGCAGGCTCTGGAAAGAATTGGTAGCGTAAAGTCAGAAGTTGGGGGCCGCAGTGACATTAAGGAGGAGCCTCCTGTCACACCAGAAATGGTAGATTCTCCAGCTGTAATCCAG CCCCTTCTGGAGGTAAAGGAGGAGCCAGGGCTAAAACCAGCCAGGGTGAAACCCTCAAGAAAcaggaaaagtttctcaaggaACCGTACTCACATTGGCCAACAGCGTCGGCGAGCTCGTACCATCAGCACTTGTTCTGACTTGCCTCCTGGCTCTCCTGTGGAGACTGTGGAGCCTCTGACCAATGACGCCCCAGAAGGAGAGACACCCACTCtaccagagccagaggctgtCGCCATTCAACCCCCAGACAGCAGCCCTCCACACAGCAGCTCACCTGCACCTGACAGAAGCCGCACAGGGAGCAAAAGCTTCAAAACTAAAAAG CACTTTGTGAGTGAGTGGGTGGGAGAAAAACAGCAGGACCGTAGTGCAGTACGAACACCAGAGCCAGCCCCGGAGAGGCCACTGAGAATAAGCAGTGACCCCGAAGTGCTTGCCACACAGCTCAACGCCTTACCAGGCATGACGTGCTCTCCCCAGGTCTATAGCACGCCCAAACACTACGTCCGCTTCTCATCCCCATTCCTGGCAAACCGCAGCCCCACCACTCCCGGAGTCCCCACTGGAAGGCGGCGCTCACGAGAACTGCCAGAAACGCCGCCAACCACGGGCTCCTGCAAGAAG CGATGGTTGAAGCAGGCTCTAGAGGAGGAGGGTTCAACCAGCCCAGGTAGACGTCCAAGCCTTCTCATGGCTGGTGATGGCCCCCTCAGCCCCTCCATTAATGGGGACTCTGACAGCCCTCTACCCTACAATGGCATCTGCTCACTGCCAG agTTGCCCACTCCTTTGAAAAAGCGACGACTGAGCCCTTTAGATGCCTGTATGTCTGAAAGCTCAACACCCTACGGTTCACCTTGTGCCACACCCACCCGAGCAGACCAATCTGAGACACCTGTAACACCCATCTTACTGACGACCCCACCCCGCCCCCGAACAGAGGAGCCGAGTACGGAGCCCGTGTCCAgtaccccaacacacacacttaacGTCTCTCAGGAG AGTGAATCTTCAATGGAGAACTCACCAGAGGTCAGCCGGAAATCCTGTGTGCAAGAG GCTGAGCGTCCTCCTTCGTTGGCCTCGTCTCCCTGTGTCAGAGCTCCCAGTTCAGATGTACTTGTAACAGAAGTGAAGTTGTTGGTTCCAGATAGTCCGCAGCCTCCAACTGTTGAGTCAGTGGACTGCGGAGAGGACCGGACAGATGGTGGTATCATAGAAGGCACAAGTGAGGTTTCTTCATCTGCAGAGACATGCACTTCCTCTTATTCTGGCTGGATAAAAAGCCCAGAGAGAGGCccgactggaccagctggcctgaacTTCTCCCCAGTCAACTCTAACTTAAGGGACCTCACCCCTTCTCATACGCTGGAGCCACTGGCAGCTCCCTTTAGGCCTGAGACTGCAGCTGGGGCTGCAGCAGGGACGGGGTCACTGGCTGGCTCTCAGCCCCCATTTAGTGAAGCCCAGGGACAACTCTTTTACCCTGGCTCTGAAGAGGGAGGTTCACTCGGCTTCTCACGTTCACTGAATGGGGATGGAACCAACGAAGGAGGGTCGGCACAAAACCCTCCACAGAAGAAAAAG GTTTCTCTGCTTGAATACCGGAAGCGTCAGCGCGAAGCTCGACGCAGTGGTTCCAAGACCGAGTGCAGCTCTCCCGTTTCCACCTTGCCACCTTTGACTGTCGATGCCTTCCCTGTGGCTCTGGAGCTCACCAGCGAGcctcctctacctcctgctCCCACAGCTTCCTGTAACACCAACACAGTAAAGGAGACTCAGACAATTGAGGAAACCGAGGTTGTTGGGGAtaaaggagagaaggaaggaggagaaggaCAATG GACTTCATCGACTTCTGTAGAGCAGGCCAGAGAGCGCAGCTACCACAGAGCGCTGCTGCTCAGCAAAGATAAAGACACGG ATGGTGAGACAGAAGGTGGAGACACGCCTTCACTGAGAGAGTGTGCATCTCCAAGTCTTCAAAAAACTCCAACCCACACA CCCTGCTCTCCTGGCTCTGCTCAGCCTTCCAGTCGGCCATCGAAGGAAGAAGATGGTGATGGTCAGCCTTGGACGCCAAATCCGACCAACCAGCTGCCAAGCAAGCCCGCCGGCCCCAAACAGGCCCCTCTGACCCCCACAAAGCTGCATCCCACCCCGTTGCCCTCGTCTCCTGTCCACTACCCCGGATCTTCCCTCCTCCATTCTCCCAAACCTCAGCCTCAGGGCTCACCGTACCGCAGTCAGAGGGCACTGTTCTCTGGCCAACCACAAAACCAACCACAGCCCCAGGCTCAGACTGGCCCTGCACCTTTCCCCCAGTATAACACACAGAGTGCTCCgcccccacccccccctccgCCACCAGCACCACCTGTTTCCTCAGCTTATTTTCCCAGCCAGAGCTCCTCACCTGCTGGAGCTTTCCCTGGGTTTAAACCCTCTGTTACACCACCCTACCCCCCAGGTTCTCAGGCCCTGATGCAAACTATTCCCCACAGCGTGCACTATCAAAGCTCAGCTGCTCCacccccacctcctcctccacctccacaccCGATCTCTGGTCCGACCCTCCTGCACGTCAACCTGCAGCCTTCTCCCATTCAACAGCATCAGCTGATGCTGACCACAGCGCCTCCTCCGCCACCTCCACCGCAGGGCCAGAcctcccagcagcagcagcagactcCCTCTAGCGGCACTCTCCTGTCACTCacccctccacctcctcctcctccacctccccctGCCCCTTCTTCCAATGCCCCAATGCAGCCCCACCACTATCAGAACTTGGGAGGCTTTCAGCCAGCGTTGATGCACCCTGGTGCTGGGGCAAACCCTTCAGTACCCCCATCCACGTACCCCCCACCTCTACAGCAGACTGGACTGCCCccacctccccctcctcctcctctccaacaGACTCAACAAGGCCAGGCCCAGGCCACTGCCTCCCAGATGCCTTCTGGGACTCGTGGAGCTCCTGCGTCCTCGGCCCCCTTCCACAGCTCGGGGTACCTGAGCACAGGGTGGCACTGA